In Chlamydiota bacterium, a single genomic region encodes these proteins:
- the gadC_2 gene encoding Glutamate/gamma-aminobutyrate antiporter, with protein sequence MKNKAIPNKLSLFALIMVTSAFCTSVRNLPTIAETGLQMIFFGIVAAVCYFIPVALVSAELATGWPEQGGIYAWVKQAFGPKWGFFASWLQWLYMTISMIAMLYFIAGSLAFVASPHYANNRIVLTVISLIVLWTFTFLNMKGLKISSKVSTIGFLSGVLLPGLLIIGLGFVFVLIEGNLGLSKQIFQQSLFPEFKDIATLVLLIGFMRAFAGIEASSAHANKVDNPTRNYPIAIFIVVLIGLGINIIGSMSVAVVVPQQEISLVSGILQAFTVFFDRFHAAWLVPVLGVLVAVGQMGGASTWLMGPVKGLLTTAESGDLPPFFQRVNSRGVPRNLLICQAIWISFTSSFLMLTATINVAFWFSVALSMMIYVTMYFLLLLSGLYLRYKQPDTPRHYRVPFKNVGMWIVSCLGMATMVFSFFIAVFPPQQLPTENHTAYITLLIVGIIIFFAIPWIVQALKRPSWVPKTQEQKQEEESHEE encoded by the coding sequence ATGAAGAATAAAGCTATTCCCAATAAACTGAGTTTATTTGCTCTGATCATGGTTACCTCCGCTTTTTGCACGAGTGTCAGAAACTTGCCAACAATTGCAGAAACAGGGTTGCAAATGATCTTTTTTGGAATCGTAGCGGCCGTCTGTTATTTTATTCCAGTCGCATTGGTTTCTGCAGAACTTGCGACAGGGTGGCCTGAGCAAGGTGGAATTTACGCTTGGGTGAAACAAGCTTTTGGTCCAAAATGGGGATTTTTTGCCTCGTGGCTTCAATGGCTTTATATGACAATTAGCATGATTGCAATGCTCTATTTTATTGCAGGATCACTTGCTTTTGTTGCCTCACCCCATTACGCTAATAACCGAATAGTTCTAACTGTTATTTCGCTTATCGTTCTTTGGACATTTACCTTTTTGAATATGAAAGGGTTAAAGATATCTTCTAAAGTCAGTACGATTGGATTTTTAAGCGGTGTGTTACTTCCTGGATTATTAATCATTGGATTAGGGTTTGTTTTCGTGCTGATAGAAGGCAATCTAGGACTTAGTAAACAGATATTTCAGCAAAGCCTATTTCCTGAGTTTAAAGATATTGCAACGCTCGTTCTTTTAATTGGATTTATGCGTGCATTTGCAGGTATTGAGGCATCTTCTGCTCACGCAAACAAAGTGGACAATCCAACAAGAAATTATCCTATTGCAATCTTTATCGTTGTTTTGATTGGATTAGGTATCAATATCATAGGATCTATGTCTGTAGCCGTCGTGGTTCCTCAACAAGAAATAAGCCTAGTTTCAGGAATTCTCCAAGCTTTTACAGTCTTTTTTGATCGATTTCATGCTGCCTGGTTGGTGCCTGTATTAGGCGTGCTTGTTGCGGTTGGACAAATGGGAGGAGCTTCTACATGGTTGATGGGACCTGTTAAAGGGCTTTTAACCACAGCGGAAAGTGGAGACTTGCCACCCTTTTTCCAGCGAGTAAATAGTCGTGGCGTTCCAAGAAATTTGTTGATTTGCCAAGCGATTTGGATTTCTTTCACGTCTTCATTCCTCATGTTAACAGCCACAATCAATGTAGCATTCTGGTTTTCTGTTGCACTTTCCATGATGATTTATGTGACCATGTATTTTCTTTTGTTACTTTCTGGATTGTATTTGCGTTACAAACAACCCGATACACCGAGACATTATCGTGTTCCCTTTAAAAATGTAGGGATGTGGATTGTTTCTTGCTTAGGGATGGCGACAATGGTCTTTTCGTTTTTTATTGCCGTTTTCCCACCGCAGCAGCTTCCTACAGAAAATCATACTGCATATATCACACTTCTTATTGTTGGTATCATCATTTTCTTTGCCATTCCTTGGATTGTGCAAGCTTTGAAACGACCTTCGTGGGTCCCAAAAACACAAGAACAAAAACAAGAGGAGGAATCCCATGAGGAATAG
- a CDS encoding putative FKBP-type peptidyl-prolyl cis-trans isomerase produces the protein MIKRLLFLISFVALGICEEVAIEDAQPAAEKKEELDMATLSKAFGHHIGKNLASPEFANLNLDAVLQGIKEEAEGTDSPLSEMDYTKAMTKIEEQHFIQTSKKNLEKVVSFLAENAKDKKVTEIEAGKLQYKIETQGKGEMVQEHSTPLIHYVGKYLNGREFSSSRDGDPIALAIDEAITGLARGILGMKEGETRTLFIHPDLGYGSSGDLNSSTELNINSLLIFEVEVIRADTPPEIGSSNTTFSEEEHHKISMQ, from the coding sequence ATGATAAAAAGACTACTTTTCTTAATAAGTTTTGTTGCTTTAGGGATTTGTGAAGAAGTTGCTATCGAAGATGCCCAACCAGCAGCTGAAAAAAAAGAAGAATTGGATATGGCCACTCTATCCAAAGCTTTTGGACACCATATTGGTAAAAATTTAGCAAGCCCTGAATTCGCGAATCTCAATTTAGATGCTGTGCTTCAAGGAATTAAAGAAGAAGCTGAAGGCACAGATTCCCCTTTAAGTGAAATGGATTACACCAAAGCGATGACAAAAATCGAAGAACAGCATTTTATCCAAACGTCAAAGAAAAACCTTGAAAAAGTCGTCTCTTTCCTCGCGGAGAATGCTAAAGATAAAAAAGTGACAGAAATTGAAGCTGGAAAATTGCAATACAAAATCGAGACCCAAGGAAAAGGAGAGATGGTCCAAGAACATTCCACGCCATTGATCCATTATGTAGGCAAGTACCTAAACGGCAGAGAGTTTTCAAGCTCTAGGGATGGTGATCCTATTGCCCTTGCTATTGACGAAGCTATCACAGGCCTTGCCAGGGGAATTTTAGGTATGAAAGAAGGAGAAACACGCACACTTTTCATTCACCCTGATTTGGGATATGGATCTTCCGGAGATTTGAACTCTAGCACAGAACTCAATATCAATTCCTTACTGATTTTTGAAGTGGAAGTAATCAGAGCAGATACACCCCCTGAGATAGGCTCTTCAAATACGACATTTTCAGAAGAAGAGCATCACAAAATTTCAATGCAGTAA
- the trmL gene encoding tRNA (cytidine(34)-2'-O)-methyltransferase — protein sequence MEVVLFEPEIPANAGNVARTCVATGSKLTLIEPLGFFLSNRMLKRSGLDYWDKLDYQTKPDLESYLTAQKRPVYFFSSKATKSYTEIPFSDDDIYVFGSETKGLPPYLFDNYSERFYTLFQKKAVRCLNLSNTVAIVLYESWKHRDFC from the coding sequence ATGGAAGTTGTTTTATTTGAACCTGAAATACCCGCAAATGCAGGAAATGTAGCAAGAACATGTGTTGCAACAGGCTCAAAGCTCACGTTAATCGAACCTTTGGGCTTTTTTCTATCCAACAGAATGCTTAAGCGATCTGGTCTTGATTATTGGGACAAGCTCGATTATCAGACTAAGCCTGATTTAGAAAGCTACCTTACAGCACAAAAGCGCCCTGTGTATTTTTTCTCTTCCAAAGCGACCAAAAGCTATACCGAAATCCCTTTTTCTGATGATGATATCTATGTATTTGGAAGCGAAACGAAAGGCTTGCCTCCATATCTTTTTGATAACTACAGCGAGCGTTTTTATACACTCTTTCAAAAAAAAGCTGTGCGCTGTTTAAATCTTTCTAACACTGTGGCCATTGTCCTTTATGAATCCTGGAAACATCGCGATTTTTGTTAA
- the trxA_1 gene encoding Thioredoxin, with protein MLKMFRFAFVLCVVILSSWQVVKSSDATIEDVHHQGFEKVISEGFVVIDFYATWCGPCKRLAPIFREISDEQNGVLFIKVDVEKEQEIAKKFEITHFPIVVFLKDGKEVHRFVGMRQKNEIISLLDQYK; from the coding sequence ATGTTAAAAATGTTTCGATTTGCTTTTGTTTTGTGTGTTGTGATTTTGTCATCGTGGCAGGTTGTTAAGTCGTCAGATGCAACGATTGAGGATGTACATCACCAAGGGTTTGAAAAAGTCATAAGTGAAGGTTTTGTTGTCATTGATTTTTATGCAACATGGTGTGGTCCTTGCAAGAGGCTTGCACCTATTTTTCGTGAAATATCTGATGAGCAAAATGGTGTACTATTTATCAAAGTGGATGTTGAAAAAGAACAAGAAATCGCAAAAAAATTTGAGATCACACATTTTCCTATAGTGGTTTTTTTGAAAGATGGTAAAGAGGTTCATCGTTTTGTTGGCATGCGCCAAAAAAATGAGATTATTTCATTGCTAGATCAATATAAGTGA
- the trxA_2 gene encoding Thioredoxin, whose protein sequence is MAIKNVSEQDFEKATSEGLVVVDFYATWCGPCKMLTPLLRELSDEREDAVFVEVDVDEAQDTAKKFEVTSVPTVVFLKDGKEVSRFIGVRQKNEVSSMLDQHK, encoded by the coding sequence ATGGCAATTAAGAATGTAAGTGAACAAGATTTTGAAAAAGCAACAAGTGAGGGACTTGTTGTAGTCGATTTTTATGCAACATGGTGCGGTCCTTGTAAAATGCTCACACCCCTTTTGCGTGAACTTTCTGATGAACGTGAAGATGCTGTTTTTGTTGAAGTCGATGTGGATGAAGCACAAGACACTGCAAAAAAATTTGAAGTGACAAGCGTTCCCACGGTGGTTTTTTTGAAAGATGGCAAAGAGGTTAGTCGTTTTATTGGCGTGCGTCAAAAAAATGAAGTTAGTTCAATGCTAGACCAACATAAGTAA
- the tlcA_2 gene encoding ADP,ATP carrier protein 1, whose product MSQTANPQEFSRLRSFFWPVHMTELKKVLPMILIFFLICFNYNILRSAKDALVVTAKNSDAGVLPFIKIWALLPMALIMTVIFTRLGNRYKKETIFYWMVSIFIGFFVLFTTVLYPLRDVLHPTEFADSVAAFLPKGLMGFVAMFRNWTYTLFYVMCELWGSIMLQLLFWGFANDVITVKEAKRFYGLFGVGANFSGIFAGQASIMISAIASKKLLFTNMESWTQSIVMVNIAVVIVGFAIMAIFRWLNTQVIAKEPAADVVSKFKKPKVKMSMRENFATLKRSKYLMFIAIIVLAYNLVIHLTEVVWKNQVNQVYQDPVLYNSYMGKVSIITNIVATLIALFITSNVIRKAGWTKSAMITPAVLLITTIGFFSFLVFRNSLGMFVAPFLGMTPFTLALFFGTSQNCMSRASKYTLYDATKEMTFIPLTPEEKMKGKAAIDGVGSRLGKSGGALIYHVLLLLVPLAGVAPYVGVLLLIAIGAWMLSVKALGKRFETQTALGESMEKAKDLKEAAELKEVLKEEEEAKEEELATIR is encoded by the coding sequence ATGTCGCAAACAGCTAATCCCCAGGAGTTTAGTCGTCTCAGGTCGTTTTTCTGGCCCGTGCATATGACTGAACTTAAGAAAGTCCTCCCCATGATTTTAATATTTTTTCTTATTTGCTTTAATTACAACATTTTACGTAGTGCTAAAGATGCTTTAGTCGTCACAGCAAAAAATTCAGATGCTGGAGTGCTTCCTTTTATTAAAATTTGGGCACTTTTGCCAATGGCTTTGATTATGACGGTGATTTTTACGCGTCTTGGAAATCGGTACAAAAAAGAGACCATTTTCTACTGGATGGTGTCGATTTTTATCGGTTTTTTTGTACTCTTTACGACGGTGCTCTATCCTCTAAGAGACGTGTTGCACCCAACAGAATTTGCCGATAGTGTAGCCGCTTTTTTGCCTAAAGGATTGATGGGATTTGTGGCGATGTTTCGTAACTGGACCTACACCCTGTTTTATGTGATGTGTGAGCTTTGGGGCTCGATCATGCTACAGCTTTTGTTTTGGGGGTTTGCCAATGATGTGATCACCGTGAAAGAAGCCAAACGTTTTTATGGGCTCTTTGGCGTAGGGGCTAATTTTTCAGGGATTTTTGCAGGGCAAGCTTCGATTATGATTTCTGCCATTGCTTCAAAAAAATTATTGTTTACAAATATGGAATCTTGGACGCAGTCTATCGTGATGGTGAATATTGCGGTTGTTATTGTAGGGTTTGCGATCATGGCCATTTTCCGCTGGTTGAACACGCAAGTCATCGCAAAAGAACCTGCCGCAGATGTGGTCTCTAAATTTAAAAAGCCCAAAGTAAAAATGTCAATGCGTGAAAACTTTGCAACACTCAAAAGATCCAAGTATTTGATGTTCATTGCGATTATTGTATTAGCTTATAACTTGGTTATTCATTTAACAGAAGTTGTGTGGAAAAACCAGGTGAATCAAGTCTACCAAGATCCTGTGCTGTATAATTCCTACATGGGTAAGGTTTCGATTATTACAAATATCGTTGCGACCTTGATTGCGCTTTTCATTACAAGCAATGTGATTAGAAAGGCCGGATGGACAAAATCGGCGATGATTACACCTGCAGTTTTACTTATCACAACGATTGGCTTTTTCTCCTTTTTGGTTTTTAGAAATTCATTGGGGATGTTTGTGGCGCCCTTTTTAGGCATGACACCCTTTACACTTGCACTATTCTTTGGAACTTCCCAAAACTGTATGAGTCGGGCCTCTAAATACACGCTTTATGATGCCACAAAAGAGATGACATTTATTCCTTTAACTCCAGAAGAAAAGATGAAAGGAAAAGCAGCCATTGATGGTGTCGGATCAAGGCTTGGAAAATCAGGAGGCGCGTTGATTTATCACGTACTCTTATTGCTCGTCCCACTTGCCGGTGTGGCTCCTTATGTCGGTGTCCTTCTATTGATTGCTATTGGTGCATGGATGTTGAGTGTTAAAGCGTTGGGCAAACGTTTTGAAACACAAACAGCTTTGGGAGAATCTATGGAAAAAGCTAAAGACTTGAAAGAGGCTGCTGAGCTAAAAGAAGTACTCAAGGAAGAAGAAGAGGCAAAAGAAGAAGAGCTTGCAACAATACGTTAA